The following proteins come from a genomic window of Xiphophorus couchianus chromosome 19, X_couchianus-1.0, whole genome shotgun sequence:
- the LOC114133820 gene encoding retinoic acid receptor responder protein 3-like has protein sequence MAPTLFDIDAKPGDLIEILGGVYHHWAVFIGGDEVVHLIPSTHRGGDLLEVLAFLDSSDATVRRQRIWEVVGSNRFRVNNLLDDEYQPLDPSTIVGNAVKTVGQERPYNVATHNSEHFVTELRYGKPESRQVQTAAVIGGVAAAGVAVAVMGAALFSAFRKNKDKE, from the exons ATGGCTCCCACTCTG TTCGACATAGATGCGAAGCCGGGGGACCTGATAGAAATCTTGGGCGGGGTGTATCACCACTGGGCTGTTTTCATCGGAGGAGATGAAGTCGTACATTTAATTCCTTCAA CGCACAGAGGAGGAGATCTGCTCGAGGTGCTCGCCTTCCTCGACAGCAGCGACGCCACGGTGAGGCGTCAGAGGATCTGGGAAGTGGTCGGGTCCAACCGCTTCCGAGTCAACAACCTCCTGGACGACGAGTACCAGCCTCTTGACCCCAGCACCATCGTCGGCAACGCTGTGAAGACGGTGGGTCAGGAGCGTCCGTACAACGTCGCCACTCATAACAGCGAACACTTCGTCACCGAGCTTCGATACGGCAAACCGGAATCACGACAG GTTCAAACCGCGGCTGTGATCGGAGGCGTTGCCGCCGCCGGCGTGGCGGTTGCAGTCATGGGAGCCGCTTTGTTTTCTGCCTTCcgcaaaaataaagacaaagaatGA